Part of the Vigna angularis cultivar LongXiaoDou No.4 chromosome 1, ASM1680809v1, whole genome shotgun sequence genome, AGAAGCAATAGATGCATTCATAGCAGAAGCAGCTTAAACTTCAGAAATTGAATTTTCTAGTCACATAACTGAATACCTTAAACACCTAAATCATAAACCAATTTACACACAACCACCATGGAACAGATAGAAAGGTGTGTAGTTTTCCTTCAACCATAAGAACTTTGTCTCTTTAACCTATTCTTGGACTCGATATAAAATCATATGATATCATGTACAATCAAATAAGACAGGCATTATATGTAAAAATCTAAGGATCTGGTTGCCCGACAATGCCATCATCATCACTAGAGGCATAACCATCTTCACTCAGCTCATCCTCGCTAGAATCTTTCTCCTCTGCAGCTCCAATGTCTTCTGGCTTCGCATATTTCTCACAATATTCTGTTCATTGcctcaaaaaatgaaaattgtaaaCAAAAGCACTTGCTTAGAATATAATAACATATTCACATATGGTAGACATTAAAATGTTTCCCTTGTCAGTCTTTAAACTACTGTCTCACATGAAATCATAGAATTAAATACACTGGAATATCTAGATTTCTGTGACCATGATACAATATCTAGATACTCACATAAGTGCGATTTTCTTCAATGATCAAAAAATGCCAAGGATGACAAAACAAATGGTATACCAATTTGACATACCAAATTAGAAAGTAAAGTTTAAAAGaatgacaaaacaaaaacattggTTCAACATTTTATAAGGAAATAATCaccatttttgtaattttttttcagaatatttattataataagcAATTATTTCTCGCTATACCAAACCTGGCCGGAGATATAGGATCTaagattcaattgatacaaacAATAATAGAAGTTGTATGACAGTAAATTGGAAAGTACTTGCTTTGATCAGTAACTCAGCTTGAAAATGGTCGAGTAtgttaaatactttatattagCTCAGTTACAAGCAAACTATTCAACATTATACCATGAAATCATGAGGCCTATATTACCATTTGAGTATTGGAATTCAAAAACTCTTCTTTTACACACTCAATATAcactttttattatcattacAGAGTAGGATTGATCAATGCCAAAGCAAATATCAGAATAGGATGCAAGCAGGTAATGATACTAAGATGTTCAAATTCCCTAGAAGCAAAAAGAAAGAATGATGCCAAAGCTTCCAAACTGCAAGCTTTGATTAGCATATTAAAGATAAGTGACTAGCTGCTGGAATGCTCATTGGCAAGTGAGAACATATTCTAAAACTGTTGGGGAGCATTGACACTTGTGCTTTAAATCGAACAAATCCTTTGGCACAAAAGGAGATTTCAATTGTTGTACTTAATAATGATATTACTAAACATTTGCAATTGTTGTGGTAAGGATTTGTGTTCAATATCAGTTTGTGCAAAAAATGACAGATTCTTTTGTACAAACTTGAATCTTCAAAGctttttattaataactatTAACCACTTAATGATTTTTCACTCCAATTCAAATTCGATAAAAATAAAGATGCCTGTAGTTATTGTTAACAATAATGCAGGAACCCTCTTACTATTAACATGAATTACCTACGCATGACAGAAGCATTACAGATTTATACAACAGAAAGGATTACCACCTTTGACTCTTTGTTCATATGTAGCATGATCTCGGATCATCAAGGCAGCAGCATCACCATTTAATGGATCTGATGCATTGGGATACagaagaagttgaggaagaaacacctcaaacacattaacaaggTCTGAAAAGAAATAAGGAAAATCACCAAATTTTAAGTAGTGGCAGTAACAAAGCAAGGCAGAATCAAATGCATAGCAAGTATGCATATAATAAAATTCTTGAAACATTGCTTACCAAACATGGGACTCCAAGTCTGGTTAATAACATCTAAGCATACAGAACCAGACCTAAGCATTAGAGGAAACTGTATAAATTAGCTACTGAGTTTTGCAATGTGTTTGTGCAACAGCCAATAGACTTTCCATTGAGTTCAGTGGTGCTGCTTAAATAAGATATAAACTATGATTTAATGAAGTTATGGTTGCAGTGGAACAACTTACAATTCATCAACATTAGGATGaaaaattttattgacaaagCCAATAGATGGAGACTTATAAGGATAAGCATCAGGTAGCTCCACCCTTACCTTCCACACACCAACCTCATACAGACCTGCACATGATTCCcattaaagtgaaaaaaaaaaaaacagagaaaaaaaaaacaacaattcaCTTCCACCTTTGAAGTTAAACATAGATCCTAGTGCAATTAATCCTCATTGAATAAAATAGCCAAACAATGAATCAACCACATTAGTCTAAGCTATTGACTGCTGATCCAAACACTTCACATTGAATTCAAAGACAGTCGGTGAAGGaagaaatttcaatttcaatggAGACAAAGTTgggccaaaaaaaaaaagataatctCAATAATCAGAGGAGGAACtgaacaacaaaataaaaaataaaaagtaaaataacaacGCAAAGGATGCAAAAATTTACTATCTTTAGGTCCGTGGAATTCCACAAAGAATTCTTGCATGCCATCGTTGATCATCTCCACCTTGTAGTCCCTCATCATCCTGATGACCTGATCCATGTCAATCAAACACACCCCAAATGgaaaaagacaagaaatttATGCAAAAAGAACAGTttctgaaattaaaagaaataaaaataaaaactttgaaaatataACAGACAGTTTCATCAGGTCCATGTCCCTGCGTTTGCTAGGAGAAGACATTGTTTCTCTCTGCGTTTGACTCTTGTTGTTTGTGCGATTCTGCTGCTGCGAAGCTCTGTGGAATCAAAGGTACACATACAAGAAGAAAGGCTGAAACTGTTTACTTCATGTTCCACAAATAAAAAAAGGCTCAAacccaaacaaacaaacaaaaaaaaactgaaagttTGAGTTATTTGAAAGTAatgtgaagaaaaacaaaaaaaaacaccgtattgattttatattttgataaattactggtttaaactatataattcaatcaattttatttttcaaatctccacccttaaaaatatatttttaaacttttttatacctgacctaaaatttaaaatagtatggttaaaaaagaagaattaagatgatATGTATATTACCTGAATGTACTCATTCTTAAGCATAAAGATCAAGATAATATAACTTGCACaactataaaaactaataattaaaccttattaaaaaaattataaatcaatgACAACATTATAGAGATATCCTTTCAATGTGCTTATGAGGTAGGTGCCTACTTTATTGTGTGCATGAATGACAACATTCATGACACTTTTGAGCTTTATTTGAAGTTTTCTGACAATTTTGTTGACCATATATTCatattaatacaaattaaaaataataaaaggtaaAGAAAAAGTACCTACACCAGTAAATATATAAGTGAGAAAGGATTATTAGTTAgctatgattataatttttttttcataatctagaaaaaaaatatgcacGGCGTGTCACTGtgttctattaaaaaaaaatagaaaaaacatatcattcataaaaaaatattattatagttttataatttttttattataactttgtaaagtgttatttttttaatattaatttgtttttcttaactaattaagttaatttaacattttgacTATCTTTAGTTTAGAATGAATTATAACGTCATTTTAACCAGATTCTTTATAATGGCatatttttggatattttttagTGTTCATTagtgaagtttaaaaaaaattctctctCTTAATTTCTTAACACTTAAGTATAAATACaaagttttcttctttcctttcttcaattgtttgatatatgaaaataataataataaatacagttgaattaaatattaaaatgatttaaactaaaatgaaatttcttaaaaattaaaatattattcagaACATTCAaagttcattaaaaattaaaaaataaaaataaaataaaaaatagtttaaaaaattaatattttatattatttatttcaaagatGAAAGAAACATTAATacttacaaatataattataataaagtaattcgtagttaataattattttaattagatttaaaatattaattaattaattaaacttttgaaaatatttatatatatatatatatatatatatatatatatatatatattcaagattttatttaaatagctatcaatttatatgcatttaatttataattttaactaatatttttttggtttaatacatcatttgatCCCTACTTTTAGTGGTTTGTTTCAAagtaatatactttttaaaaaagttcagtaagatctcatatttcattaaaaaatgttaGGTGCAAATGACACGTCgtcatcaccatctccaaacaaaccctaatttctcttcaagaaaccctagccgccgcaCCATCCAGCGCCGTCACTGCTATCTTCGCCGGCAACCGTCCTTTCCAACACATCACGCGCCACCACCAAAGCGTCTTCTCCCTTCTGTTGCACCTCCATCACCTTCGCATCTCACCTTCGTTCTCGCGCCACCACCCAACACAATCCCTTGCTATGCCGCGAGCACCAATCTTCACCGTTTTCACCCTCGCACCAGGCAAATCGTCGTCGCGCCAGCAGTACTGCCGTCCAATCTCCACCATAGAATCGTCCACCACTAACCACCAGCCAAATCGCCAGATCGCGAATCGCCACTCTTCTCCACCACCAATCGCGCCGCTGCTTGCCTCCACCTGCAACCACAATCAGACCTGCAAGCAAACCGTGAAGACCTAGGGTTTCTCACGTTCTCGTCGCATAGCTTTGGTGGTGGCGTGTGATGCGTTGGAGAGGACGACTGCCGGTGAGGATGGCGGTGACGGCGCTGGATGGTGCGAcggctagggtttcttggagagaaattagggtttgtatGGAGATGGCGATGATGACGTGGcagagatattttttttaaattaaaaaatcatttaagtccaCCTATTAACGTGTGCCACGTGGACGTGCTTATGAGATGCCACAGTGACATTTGCAGAGTTATGCTTTTAACGGCGTGAGCGGAAAGGACCAGTTTTTAACAAGGGtcgaacttttttaaaaggtaggattactttgaaccaaacccctaaaagtagggaACAAATcatgtattaaacctatttttttatacacttttaatttttttcaatatttgctAGGACTAATAATAACATGAATTGAGACAAATTacatttcatattaaaaatataaattgtagttcataagaataattatttaagagaAGGCGAAAAACATGATTTTGTCTAATCCATAAAAGGAGAAAGTCATTATGGAGGTAGTTCTatttcttttgaaaagaaaagactCACTTGTTCTAACGAGACAACAAAACAAGGAAACAAGACCACGAAATACAAACCAAAAATGCACAATGAATAGCCAAAAGCAATCAAACACAAAATCATGTAGCCACCTATTTTTAGTcctaaggaaaaaaaagaaaaagtcccCTTAGTTTTCTAACATTTTGTGTAAATTATAAggaaaattagagaaaaataaattcacaTTCACCCATACTTCAAACAAAAGGTTGTTCCATTAGAAAAAAATgtctcaaataaaaaatataatttcaatttacaaaataatgacGCGAAATATAACATTGAAAACACTACCTCTGGCTAAACAAAACTGAGTTTACAGCATTAACAGTGCAGCCTCCCAGAAGCATCATGTTAAACTGGTATTCCAACCAACAAATACAATCATCTCCAACAAGATTAATATCGGTCTCAGCAAGTTCTTCATTATGAGTAGAAAAAATGACTCGAACACATGTCCGGATTTGCTTCCAAGTTCCAAAACTAAAAACTCCACAATCTggttcttttctctcaatctacCTCCCTATAGTGTACAAAAAAATTGCTAGTATGAGAAATGCATTCACCAGTGATCATGGAGGAAGAGTTTTATACAAGTTTGTCTCATACAAGTCTGACTCAGGAAAAAAAACTTTCTCGAGCCACTACACTAATCTTGTCTAATCAAAATTAATGTACTGCTCGCTCAGAGAACACTCCACAAAATCATCATCACCAAGACCCTCGATAGCTTCCATTCCAAAACCTTTGCTCAAACAGCCAAACTCTACTTCATCATCGCTGTCAATATTCTCAGGGGTCACCCGGTTCTGATAGGTTCTTAGTTGAATGATAAACACATTGAAGTAATAGCTCACCAAGTGTCTTCTTGTCTTGTTTGGAAAGTATTTGAATCCATtgttccaaaaatatttaattttagaggGAACATTTGATCTCATGATATCCTTAAATCTCTTTTCTTCTACAGTTGTCCATTGAAGTGAAACTTCCTCACCCATTCGATCAAATCCCCAATGGTAAAATTCAGAGCCCAATTCAAGcttcaatttcatcctattttCAGCTATATGTAATCTAACACACACAACAGAACCTGGATAATCGCAGCTACACTTCTCTTGTCTTCCCCTTCCAAGATCTGTTTCAGTAGCAGGTTCTGTGTCATGTTTCAAAGACCATAGTCGTGTTCCCAGCCATTTAGAGTCACTATCAGAAGCTACACCAGTCCATTCAGGGATTTCAGCTTGAAAACGAGGACCTACAGATACTTGCTTTTTAATAGACTCTTCCCCAGATGATTCATCCATTGCCTTTGCAGTCAATACATCTTTAGTTTCAGTTGTTTTCTCATGAGGACAATTTTCTTCTGCCACCTTATTATGTGAACCTGCCAATGTATTTCCATTGTGAGAACATGGATTGCAGCAAGAGCATGACCGAGATTTAACAGACGAAGGCAGCCTTTCACTGCATCTCGATTTTCCTGTAGCACGGCAATCAAGGGCAACATGATCCTCGAACATGGCAGGTTGTATCTTCTGTTTCTGCAAAACGTATAATTAATTGAGCATACTATTTCCACATAGCCTGAAAAGGAATTTCTCACTAAGATCTTGTCTTCTAGCAGAAGCATGTGTTACTAATTTAATACCtaagtaatataaattagaGTGATTGCTTGAAGAGTTTAAGATTGATGTTATGAGAAATTATAAGAATTAGATGGGATCTCACTAGGAAATGTCAGTCACATGGATCAAATGCCATTATGTTGTATCATACATCATGTATATAGATGAACAAATGGTGGTGTGGCGCAACCTTATAGCAAAAGCCATGGcagaaaaattaaagatatataaGTGCAAACATCCGCTGTAGAAAAGTCTATTCAAACGGGGAGAGAAAAGAagtacaaaataattaaaaaaattaggtggtagtacaaatattaaaaaggataattaaatattaaacaaaaaaaaagtaaaaaaggaaTACAGAATCAACAGAATAAAGGGTAATCAAAGAAAATAGAGTTCAAAACCAGAAATAAACAGAATagagaataattaaaaatagaaacataaataaaataattaagtataaCCAAGGAAACAGAATTGAAAAGGGTGGCAgtataatactaaaaaataataactaaaaagaagtataaatactaaaaagaatagttaaagaaaagaaaaataataataataataaaatggagcagaaaaatatttaacaagGAGAGCATAATATCATTTGACTTGAGCGAGATTTTGAGATCAAAGAAAATGTCACATGAGTGGAGGAGGAGGACTTTCTTTCCTATATATAAGAATAAAGGAGATATTCAGAATTGTATTTACCATAAAGGGATAAAACTTAAAGAGTCATTGATAGAAACccacaacaaaaataaagaaaatagaagtATTTGTATTGAGAACAAGGAAATCAAAGGAAAATCCTCAGTACAATTTATGGTCGAGATGGACTTGAAGCTGGGCTTCTTACAAGACGAAAATAGAAATTAGAAGAACAGAAACTTAGTATCCAATTCTGAGAAGAACCAGCTCCTTACTTAGAGAACCCCCAGAACCCACTATGATGGCCTACTATAGAAGTTATTCATCTTCTACAAGATGGATGGAAATATACTGAAGCAAATGAAGACACATTACATACAGTTTTTAGTAACTTGGGAAAGGTATACATCAAAGTGTCAAGAGAAGTACTGGAGAAGGTTTTGGGAAAGAAAGGTGTTTACTGACTATGAATTATTATGGGATAGGGTAACTTTTAATGGGGCATTCTTAAAGCCACTAAGGACTTCCTGCTGAGTATAGATTCATATCATGATTCAACCTTGAGTCCTTGTATGTTTAATCTAGTATTGAATGTGCTTTCTCGGGATGCACAAAAGGTTAAATCTAAATGCATGTTttttgaaaatgaagttttggTTAAGGAATCAAGGGAAGAGGTTAACTCTAAACACGAGCTTTGGAGATAGACATTGGAATCTAAGGGTTTCTTCTTTCAGGTTAGATTATCTAgaatcaatattataaaatgatgatggaaaaattgttaaaagttaTCACACATAGGGTACAAACTGGGTGATTCAAATAGAAAAAGGTGTTGAAACTTACTTTTGACTGCAAATTACCTACCAAGctcaaaaagaaatattattgtacTACTATATGACAAGTTACATTCTATGGTACTGAATGTCACACTTTAAAGGGataacaagagagagaaaaaatgaaagaaaccgAACTGAGTTTATTATGATGAACATGAGATGAGACCACAAGCACGTAAAAAAGGACAAAATATAGAATGATTGTATATGAGATAGGTATGACATTTCATAACGCCTGCTATACATTTATAACCAGTTTATTTGACAGTAGACTGTAACTAGTAATTTAACCAAATCATCAAAGTATCAATAGCTTACAACCTGTCTGTAAgttattaaacatttaaacaaaataacccatcaacaaattaaaatcagCATCATACAAGAAATAAACAGATTTGAAGGCTGCAACCTAACATCTATTAACCCAAAGAATGATACCAGTAGATAAAACATAGCAAGTATTAACGCATAACACAATAGGCACATTCAGAGCAAGAGGCTCACAAAAGTAAAATAGTCAGAAGAAACAAACtttaatcaagaaattcaaAATGCCATCTATATAGAAGGTCAATGATTAACCCAGCCTTCCTTcattatttgtaatttattaagaaaatatccCTTTTATTGTAATGTGAACTCTGTATGTAAAAAACCGCCTATGGCAGTTGGCAAAAAATCCAGCATGCCATTCCTCCATGGCAGTCATTGTGCCACCATTTAACAGCATTAGTGTCTGTAAAGTTAAATgggttaaaaaataatataggtTTACCCATTTATACTTGATTAAAAGTAAGCTTGCATATGGGAAAACTAAGCTTGTAAAACAGATTTGATTCAAAGTTGTGGATATGGGTAATGTGTGAAATCGACTTCCACATCATTAACGGCAAGTTCTTATAGCACATGGTCGACAGCATTGTAAGAATTGAAAAGTGGCTGGTGTATACAACCATATGAGAAAAAAGATCTATGTCATGATCTGAAATCATGATAACTGGATCACATGAAATGAAAGCATGCTTTCCATAATGCTAAAGCTTACTCTCTTTGGAGCAAACTCAATAACGCAATTAAAGTTCTTTAAGGAAACTTCATAACACAATCTTTTTTCTGACTtgattaaaactgaaaaaaagttaatcatttaaaaatttcaGCTCACATGaatgtttatttcttttcataagaattgttgaaaaattaaaagcataaaaatagtTGAATTGTGTGAATCATATGGGTGATACGAAATTACATATATTCGTTCATGTTTCGGAAGATACAAAATCAATTAAGATCTTTCTTGAGATACAAATAGATAGATAGCCAAAATGTATCtaattgtaaaatttgatttgCGAATCACAAGATTCTGATAAAAATGATCAGAAGTATTAAGTTCATGCATATACATCATTTAcagattttctaaaattatcaATATGACTAGATCGACTCTAATGAGGTTGTGAGTCGAGTTTGTAAGGAGTTTATGCAACTTCACTTGCAAGCTAAGATTTGGTGGGTATGCACAGTTAATATAGGAAACAAACTAATGCAATGagatcaaataattattacctTGGAAGAACTAAGCATGCTGTAATGCCtaacagataaaataaaatgataatcaCACATTCAAGCAAAGGATGCTGATATGCTTCAGGATATGAAATGACAAGCAAAAATTCTATGGATAAGCTAATATTGAGCATTGAAGTTTATACCTGCAAAGAAGACAATCCACTGTTTGGTTCATGATTTCTTAGTGACAGAACCTCTCTTGCCTTAAGAAATTGACCAAAAAAGCCCCGGCCTTTATGCTCCTTCCACTTTGATGGTTTTGGTATCGGTCGAGTTAAAGGATCAAGAGGATGTTTTGCAATATTCTTCATCCAGTTTAGCATGCCGGAGAATGCATCCCGCTTGCGTTTGAGAAGGTTACATTCCTTGTCAGCACATTCTGCACCCAAGGTTGCAGGATTGTCCTTAATTCCATTACTGGATTTTTCATTATCGTCACCTTCAATGTGTTGGACATCCTCggatttattattttgatcttTGGTGTCCAATAGATTATTACCATTCTTGTGGTTAACCAAatcagtgtttttcttttttttatttgattttgactTGAAAAGTTCATCATCGGCTTTCTTCTTTGGATTTAGACATAACAGGCCTTTGAACTCTTTCTCTATATCCAATGGCAACCACTCCAAACCCCAATCACACCCATTATTcccattttttaaaatcttctcTTCAAAAATTTTCTTCAGCCACCTTTCAAAATCATTCAGATACTTATCGTACACTAATTTCACTGGCGAGTAAACTTCAAGgttcaaacccaatcccttggtcaCGGAACCCCACAATCCATTTTTCGACACCTCAGCATATCCACCCCTTTCCTTCACAAGGGAGAAGAGTTTATACAAATCGAGCTGTTGTCCATCAACCAAAACCAGCAAAGGCCGAGCACCAGCTTGGGAACAATTATCCTTCAGATAAAGAGGGTAAAGTTGATAGAACAGGCATTTTTGTGTAAGTTTACCATGAGGAGCACCATTATCAACATGGCCATCTCCAGGACAACAACCATTTCCAGGAAATTCACCAGCTGTTTCAACTCCAAGGGAATCTAAAGAAGGCCCATTTGAGAATGTTGACCATTCTTCCATGAACTTCGATTCCCTACTTCAATGCTTGATATCTCAAGGCTAACAATCAAAGGTATGGAAAATACACAAAAACGATCCTAGGTTGCCATCTTCTAAGCTTTGATCACACAACCAGACTACAATTAACATAAGTATAAGCTTGTTAAGAGAGAGCAATTACAGAAACTGGTTATAAGTTGATCTGGACGCACAAAATCAGGAAAAATATGAGAATGGGTGTAACCATTTCTGGTTGACGGATTCACCTGGTGATCAAGTCTTTGGCtggctgttgagggcatcccataATCATATGAAAGGCAAACGCGAGAGACAAGATCAAAGATGAAACCTGAAACCTGAGAATATGGAGCATTGATCAGTGGTAAAAAACTGGAGAAGCTGCAGAAGAAACCCACCATAGAAGGACGGAGCTTTGAGAAGCTGATGACAATGACCAAGGGGCAAAATAGAGAAATAAAAGGCCCCTCTTATCTCAGAGTGTTTGCCTTACCTTCCTCCTCTTTGAAATCTTGGAGAAACttgtatataaaataacacATCTATCACAAATGCTAACATTAATATATCTAGGGTTTGTGAATTTTGTGGAGGCTCCGAGTCCAGTCTACTAAAATTATGTTAGAGTCGAGTTGGGTTTATCTTAACCCAACCCATTAAGATGAGTCCAGTCTGCTAAAATTATGTCAGAGTCGAGTTGGGTTTATCTGAACCCAACCCATTAAGATGAGTCCAGTCTACTAAAATTATGTCAGAGTCGAGTTGGGTTTATCTGAGTCCAACCCACTAAAATTATACCAGAATCGAGTTAAGTTTATTCGAATAATTcccattaaaattatattatagtcGAGTatgttttgataaatatttattaatttaacgTGAGTTAGAGTCTTAATCTGACTCATTATTTGTATGGTTGAGTCAgacttattatttattatattgaattaaatgatcagattcattatttattagatttgattaaatattaattaatttaaatacacaTTGAGTTGAATATTTAGATGTGTTTGATTCATATTACTTGTAGCATAAAGTCTTAgtataattcattatttatttggttGAGTCCAGACtaagtatttattataatgaGTCAGATTTATTACTTATTAAGTTATTGAATTGagtattgaaattttaatattaatttttaatatcaacatatattttataatttattgtttttt contains:
- the LOC108346904 gene encoding ubiquitin-conjugating enzyme E2 5 isoform X3; translation: MSSPSKRRDMDLMKLMMRDYKVEMINDGMQEFFVEFHGPKDSLYEVGVWKVRVELPDAYPYKSPSIGFVNKIFHPNVDELSGSVCLDVINQTWSPMFDLVNVFEVFLPQLLLYPNASDPLNGDAAALMIRDHATYEQRVKGNEQNIVRNMRSQKTLELQRRKILARMS
- the LOC108346904 gene encoding ubiquitin-conjugating enzyme E2 5 isoform X1, which codes for MSSPSKRRDMDLMKLMMRDYKVEMINDGMQEFFVEFHGPKDSLYEVGVWKVRVELPDAYPYKSPSIGFVNKIFHPNVDELSGSVCLDVINQTWSPMFDLVNVFEVFLPQLLLYPNASDPLNGDAAALMIRDHATYEQRVKEYCEKYAKPEDIGAAEEKDSSEDELSEDGYASSDDDGIVGQPDP
- the LOC108347661 gene encoding AT-rich interactive domain-containing protein 2, encoding MEEWSTFSNGPSLDSLGVETAGEFPGNGCCPGDGHVDNGAPHGKLTQKCLFYQLYPLYLKDNCSQAGARPLLVLVDGQQLDLYKLFSLVKERGGYAEVSKNGLWGSVTKGLGLNLEVYSPVKLVYDKYLNDFERWLKKIFEEKILKNGNNGCDWGLEWLPLDIEKEFKGLLCLNPKKKADDELFKSKSNKKKKNTDLVNHKNGNNLLDTKDQNNKSEDVQHIEGDDNEKSSNGIKDNPATLGAECADKECNLLKRKRDAFSGMLNWMKNIAKHPLDPLTRPIPKPSKWKEHKGRGFFGQFLKAREVLSLRNHEPNSGLSSLQKQKIQPAMFEDHVALDCRATGKSRCSERLPSSVKSRSCSCCNPCSHNGNTLAGSHNKVAEENCPHEKTTETKDVLTAKAMDESSGEESIKKQVSVGPRFQAEIPEWTGVASDSDSKWLGTRLWSLKHDTEPATETDLGRGRQEKCSCDYPGSVVCVRLHIAENRMKLKLELGSEFYHWGFDRMGEEVSLQWTTVEEKRFKDIMRSNVPSKIKYFWNNGFKYFPNKTRRHLVSYYFNVFIIQLRTYQNRVTPENIDSDDEVEFGCLSKGFGMEAIEGLGDDDFVECSLSEQYINFD
- the LOC108346904 gene encoding ubiquitin-conjugating enzyme E2 5 isoform X2; protein product: MMRDYKVEMINDGMQEFFVEFHGPKDSLYEVGVWKVRVELPDAYPYKSPSIGFVNKIFHPNVDELSGSVCLDVINQTWSPMFDLVNVFEVFLPQLLLYPNASDPLNGDAAALMIRDHATYEQRVKEYCEKYAKPEDIGAAEEKDSSEDELSEDGYASSDDDGIVGQPDP